Proteins encoded in a region of the Benincasa hispida cultivar B227 chromosome 2, ASM972705v1, whole genome shotgun sequence genome:
- the LOC120071372 gene encoding hexosyltransferase GAUT11 has product MRRRPADFRRPVRRRFSHWIWALLGGFTIVGLVLFVVHHNQSEDRIEQPVLERNSRIEQVAHDRLNFTEEISSATSFSRQLAEQITLAKAYVVIAKEHSNLHLAWELSSKIRSSQLLLSKAVMRGEPITLEEAEPIIKSLSSLIFKAQDAHYDISTTIMTMKSHIQALEERANAATVQSTVFGQLAAEALPKSLHCLNVKLIADWMKYPSFQEMADEKKNSQRVVDNNLYHFCIFSDNLLATSAVINSTVSNADHPKQLVFHIVTNGINYGAMQIWFLSNDFKGSTIEVQKIEDFSWLNASYAPVLKQMLDPNTRAYYFGGLQDLAVDPKLRNPKYLLLLNHLRFYIPEIYPQLEKVVFLDDDVVVQKDLTPLFSLDMHGNVNGAVETCLEAFHRYYKFLNFSNSIISSKFDPQACGWAFGMNVFDLIAWRKANVTARYHYWQEQNADGLLWKPGTLPPGLLTFYGLTEPLDRRWHVLGLGYDLNIDNRLIESAAVIHFNGNMKPWLKLGITRYKPLWQRYINQSHPYFQDCITS; this is encoded by the exons ATGAGGCGGCGGCCGGCTGACTTTCGCCGCCCGGTTCGACGGAGGTTTTCGCATTGGATCTGGGCGCTTTTGGGGGGTTTCACAATTGTAGGACTCGTTTTGTTTGTAGTTCATCATAATCAGAGCGAAGATCGTATCGAACAGCCCGTCCTG GAGAGAAATTCAAGAATTGAACAAGTTGCTCATGACAGATTAAATTTCACTGAAGAAATATCGAGTGCTACATCATTTTCCCGGCAATTGGCAGAGCAAATCACACTTGCCAAAGCTTATGTAGTTATCGCCAAGGAGCATAGCAATCTTCACCTTGCTTGGGAGTTGAGCTCTAAAATCAGAAGTTCCCAGTTATTGCTTTCAAAAGCTGTGATGAGAGGAGAACCCATCACTCTGGAGGAAGCAGAGCCCATAATCAAAAGCCTATCCTCTTTAATATTCAAGGCACAAGATGCTCATTATGATATTTCAACTACAATAATGACAATGAAGTCTCATATTCAAGCCCTTGAAGAGCGGGCTAACGCTGCGACAGTACAAAGCACAGTGTTTGGGCAACTTGCAGCTGAAGCTCTTCCAAAGAGTCTTCACTGCCTAAATGTGAAACTCATAGCTGATTGGATGAAATATCCTTCCTTTCAAGAAATGGCAGATGAGAAGAAAAACTCCCAGCGAGTCGTGGATAATAATCTGTATCATTTTTGCATATTTTCAGATAATCTTTTGGCGACATCTGCTGTCATCAATTCCACTGTTTCTAATGCTGATCATCCAAAACAGTTGGTCTTCCACATTGTCACGAATGGGATTAACTATGGAGCTATGCAGATTTGGTTCCTTAGCAATGATTTTAAAGGGTCCACAATAGAAGTCCAAAAGATTGAGGACTTTTCTTGGCTAAATGCCTCTTATGCTCCCGTTCTGAAACAAATGCTCGATCCAAATACACGAGCATATTATTTTGGAGGGCTTCAAGATTTGGCAGTTGATCCAAAACTGCGAAACCCGAAGTACCTGTTGCTATTGAACCATCTTCGGTTTTACATTCCAGAGATCTATCCACAGCTAGAGAAGGTAGTGTTTCTTGACGATGATGTCGTAGTCCAGAAAGACCTCACACCACTATTTTCTCTTGATATGCATGGAAACGTGAATGGAGCAGTCGAAACCTGTCTCGAAGCATTTCATCGTTACTACAAGTTCCTGAACTTCTCTAACTCAATCATAAGCTCAAAGTTTGATCCACAGGCATGCGGATGGGCCTTCGGAATGAATGTTTTTGATCTAATTGCATGGAGGAAAGCAAACGTTACTGCTCGGTATCATTACTGGCAGGAACAAAATGCTGATGGTCTGCTTTGGAAGCCAGGCACTCTTCCTCCTGGTTTATTAACCTTCTATGGGCTAACGGAACCACTTGACCGAAGATGGCACGTCTTAGGATTGGGTTATGACCTGAACATCGACAACCGTTTGATCGAGAGTGCAGCTGTAATTCACTTCAATGGAAACATGAAGCCATGGTTAAAGCTGGGCATAACCAGGTACAAGCCTCTTTGGCAACGTTACATAAACCAAAGCCATCCTTATTTTCAAGATTGCATTACAAGTTAA
- the LOC120071709 gene encoding uncharacterized protein LOC120071709, producing the protein MARKHTRLQRVRVSQSSSACFQVCFRQIRTRPTADSIQNFQREELLGYGADGYCTKSVALTGNRIMIVVDSSFEGKGALEWALSHAVQNQDSIILLHVSKSSKQGVVFDEKLDMKAYQLLLSLKNMCQMRRPGVQVEMEFLQGKEVGRVIVEEAKKQRVSLLVLGQRKQSPFWSLIKKFSTNKRRNHDGIVEYCIQNSSCLTIAVRRKSKKLGGYLITTKIHKNFWLLA; encoded by the exons ATGGCGAGGAAACACACCCGATTGCAGAGGGTGAGAGTTTCTCAATCCTCCTCCGCTTGTTTTCAGGTCTGTTTCCGGCAGATTCGAACCAGACCAACCGCCGATTCGATTCAAAATTTTCAGAGGGAGGAACTTTTAGGGTATGGGGCGGATGGGTATTGCACGAAATCTGTGGCTCTGACTGGTAATAGAATAATGATTGTGGTTGATTCTAGTTTTGAGGGTAAAGGAGCTCTTGAATGGGCTCTGTCTCATGCTGTTCAGAATCAGGATTCTATTATTCTTCTTCACGTTTCCAAATCTTCAAAACAAG GCGTTGTGTTTGATGAAAAGCTTGACATGAAGGCTTATCAGCTTCTTCTGTCTTTGAAGAATATGTGTCAAATGAGAAGGCCAGGA GTTCAAGTAGAGATGGAATTTCTACAGGGGAAGGAGGTGGGTCGTGTGATTGTAGAAGAAGCAAAGAAACAGCGAGTTTCTCTGTTGGTTCTTGGGCAAAGAAAGCAATCCCCGTTCTGGTCACTGATAAAGAAGTTCAGTACAAACAAGAGAAGGAATCATGATGGGATTGTGGAGTATTGCATCCAAAACTCTTCATGCCTGACAATTGCGGTGAGGAGGAAAAGCAAGAAACTAGGAGGATATTTGATCACTACAAAAATTCACAAGAATTTCTGGCTTTTGGCATGA